In the genome of Heliomicrobium gestii, one region contains:
- the ppdK gene encoding pyruvate, phosphate dikinase, producing the protein MSKKWVYLFEEGKAEMKSLLGGKGANLAEMTNIGLPVPPGLTITTEACNAYYESGKDFPEGLMDQVKSALANVEAKLGKMFGDAENPLLVSVRSGAVFSMPGMMDTILNLGLNDETVKGLIKATQNERFALDCYRRFIQMYSDVVLGASHADFEHILEDYRERQGVRYDNELSVESLSALIEEYKTMVRRTTGQTFPQNPMDQLEGAIRAVFSSWNNDRAIVYRKINKIPDNLGTAVNVQTMVFGNMGNDCGTGVAFTRNPSTGEKTLYGEYLINAQGEDVVAGIRTPLHISRMQEELPACFTQFVEICGILERHYRNMQDIEFTIERGKLWMLQTRNGKRTAAAAVKIAVDMVQEGLINKEEAVLRVEPEHLDQLLHRRIDPSAKLTIIANGLPASPGAASGTVVFDADEAEDLGKAGEKVILVRMETTPDDIHGIVQAQGILTSRGGMTSHAAVVARQMGKPCVCGCEALRIDYNRCEFAVATADGGIKTYRKGDVISIDGATGRVIEGIVPMLEPELTKEFRVLLDWADEIRTLGVRANADKPVEAEMARNFGAAGIGLTRTEHMFMAQERLPIVQEMILSQSLEEREVALSKLLPMQQGDFYGILKAMAGFPVCIRLLDPPLHEFLPNLEDLLVETTRLRCAIETATGDAKEALLDELNAKEILMKKVRALHEFNPMLGHRGCRLGITYPEIYAMQARAIFQAVVQLVNEGFEVEPEVEIPLVAEVKELAYLRKVVEETAEAVMTESGVKFDYSVGTMIEVPRAALTADQVAKEAQFFSFGTNDLTQTTFGFSRDDAESKFLGIYTDRKLLAENPFVVLDREGVGSLMKIAVEKGRATRPDLLVGICGEHGGEPSSIEFCHLIGLNFVSCSPYRVPIARLAAAQAAVRNA; encoded by the coding sequence ATGTCTAAGAAATGGGTCTACCTCTTTGAAGAAGGTAAAGCGGAAATGAAATCCCTGCTGGGCGGAAAAGGGGCCAACCTGGCCGAGATGACCAATATTGGCCTGCCTGTGCCGCCGGGGCTCACCATCACCACCGAGGCCTGCAACGCCTATTACGAATCCGGAAAAGATTTTCCCGAAGGGCTGATGGACCAGGTCAAGTCCGCCCTGGCCAATGTGGAAGCGAAACTGGGCAAGATGTTCGGCGACGCCGAAAATCCCCTGCTCGTTTCGGTTCGATCGGGCGCCGTGTTTTCCATGCCCGGCATGATGGACACGATCCTGAACCTGGGTCTGAACGACGAGACTGTCAAGGGGTTGATCAAGGCAACCCAAAACGAGCGCTTTGCCCTTGACTGCTACCGCCGGTTTATCCAGATGTACTCCGACGTGGTCCTCGGCGCTTCCCACGCTGATTTTGAACATATCCTGGAAGACTACCGGGAACGCCAGGGTGTTCGTTATGACAACGAGTTGTCGGTGGAAAGCCTGAGCGCCCTGATTGAAGAGTATAAAACCATGGTCCGCCGCACGACCGGGCAAACCTTCCCGCAAAACCCCATGGATCAACTGGAAGGGGCGATCCGGGCCGTCTTCTCCTCCTGGAACAATGACCGCGCCATTGTTTACCGCAAGATCAATAAAATCCCCGACAACCTCGGAACCGCCGTCAACGTTCAGACGATGGTCTTCGGGAACATGGGCAATGACTGTGGCACCGGTGTGGCCTTCACCCGCAACCCGTCGACAGGGGAAAAGACCCTTTACGGCGAGTACCTGATCAACGCCCAGGGCGAAGACGTCGTTGCCGGCATTCGCACACCACTACATATCTCGCGCATGCAGGAAGAATTGCCCGCTTGCTTTACCCAGTTTGTCGAGATCTGCGGCATCCTGGAGCGGCACTACCGCAACATGCAGGACATTGAGTTCACCATTGAACGGGGCAAACTCTGGATGCTGCAAACCCGTAACGGCAAACGCACCGCCGCCGCTGCAGTGAAAATCGCTGTTGATATGGTCCAGGAAGGCCTGATTAACAAGGAAGAGGCTGTCCTGCGCGTTGAACCGGAACACCTCGATCAACTGCTGCACCGCCGCATCGACCCGTCGGCCAAACTGACGATCATCGCCAACGGCCTCCCGGCCTCCCCTGGCGCCGCTTCCGGCACTGTCGTCTTTGACGCCGATGAGGCGGAAGACCTCGGCAAAGCAGGGGAAAAGGTGATCCTGGTCCGCATGGAAACGACGCCCGATGATATCCATGGCATCGTTCAAGCCCAGGGGATCCTGACCAGCCGCGGCGGGATGACCTCCCATGCCGCCGTCGTCGCCCGCCAGATGGGCAAACCCTGCGTCTGCGGCTGTGAGGCCCTGCGCATCGACTACAACCGCTGCGAATTCGCTGTCGCCACCGCCGACGGCGGGATCAAGACCTACCGCAAGGGCGACGTCATCTCCATCGATGGCGCCACAGGCCGGGTTATCGAAGGCATCGTGCCCATGCTCGAACCGGAACTGACCAAGGAATTCCGTGTACTCCTTGACTGGGCCGACGAGATCCGCACCCTGGGCGTTCGCGCCAACGCCGACAAACCGGTAGAAGCGGAAATGGCCCGCAACTTCGGCGCCGCCGGTATCGGCCTCACCCGGACAGAGCACATGTTCATGGCCCAGGAGCGTCTCCCCATCGTGCAGGAGATGATCCTGTCTCAATCACTGGAAGAGCGGGAAGTGGCGCTGTCGAAGTTGCTGCCGATGCAACAGGGCGACTTCTACGGCATCCTCAAGGCCATGGCTGGTTTCCCTGTCTGCATCCGCCTGCTTGACCCGCCGCTCCATGAATTCCTGCCCAACCTGGAAGACTTGCTCGTCGAGACGACGCGCCTGCGCTGCGCCATTGAGACCGCAACCGGCGACGCCAAAGAGGCCCTGCTTGATGAACTGAACGCCAAAGAGATTTTGATGAAGAAGGTTCGCGCTCTCCATGAGTTCAACCCCATGCTCGGCCACCGCGGCTGCCGTCTGGGGATCACCTACCCTGAAATTTATGCCATGCAGGCCCGTGCCATCTTCCAAGCAGTGGTTCAACTGGTCAACGAAGGTTTCGAGGTGGAGCCGGAGGTTGAGATCCCGCTGGTGGCCGAGGTCAAAGAGCTGGCTTACCTGCGCAAGGTTGTTGAAGAGACGGCGGAAGCGGTCATGACCGAGTCGGGCGTCAAGTTCGACTACAGCGTCGGCACCATGATCGAAGTGCCCCGGGCGGCCCTGACGGCTGACCAGGTAGCCAAAGAAGCCCAGTTCTTCTCCTTCGGCACCAACGACCTGACCCAGACCACCTTCGGCTTCTCCCGCGACGACGCCGAATCGAAATTCCTCGGCATCTACACAGACCGGAAATTGCTGGCCGAAAATCCCTTCGTCGTTCTTGATCGGGAAGGTGTGGGCAGTTTGATGAAGATCGCCGTGGAAAAAGGCCGGGCTACTCGTCCCGACCTGCTCGTCGGCATCTGCGGCGAACATGGCGGCGAACCCTCGTCGATCGAGTTCTGCCACCTCATCGGCCTCAACTTCGTCTCCTGCTCCCCCTACCGGGTGCCCATCGCCCGTTTGGCGGCGGCTCAAGCGGCTGTCCGGAACGCCTAG
- a CDS encoding pyruvate, water dikinase regulatory protein, producing MYVVSDSIGETAEFVVRAAASQFDGHGFEIKRVPYVLDQSHIEDIIEEAAAHRSIIAYTLVIDEQREALLRLAQERQIPTIDVLGPTIERLQKLTNLKPAQKPGLLHQLDEQYFRKVEAIEFAVKYDDGKDPRGILHADMILIGVSRTSKTPVCMYLAHKRIKAANVPLVPEVAPPEELFQLPRRKVVGLTISPQLLNGIRTERLRALGLAGNADYASHQRILQELEYADSIMKRVGCPIIDVTNKAVEETAARVLEYYYRGERNV from the coding sequence ATCTACGTGGTCTCCGATTCCATCGGTGAAACGGCTGAATTTGTCGTTCGCGCCGCTGCCAGCCAGTTTGACGGCCATGGCTTTGAGATCAAGCGAGTGCCCTATGTGTTGGATCAGAGCCATATCGAGGACATCATTGAAGAAGCGGCCGCACACCGCAGCATCATCGCCTATACGCTTGTCATCGACGAACAACGGGAGGCCCTGTTGCGATTGGCCCAGGAGCGCCAAATCCCGACGATCGATGTGCTGGGACCGACGATTGAACGGTTGCAGAAACTGACGAACTTAAAGCCGGCGCAAAAACCGGGATTGCTCCATCAGTTGGATGAGCAGTATTTCCGCAAGGTTGAAGCCATTGAGTTTGCTGTCAAATATGACGACGGGAAGGATCCCCGCGGGATCCTGCATGCCGATATGATCCTGATCGGCGTGTCGCGCACATCCAAGACGCCAGTTTGCATGTACTTGGCTCATAAACGGATCAAAGCGGCGAACGTCCCCCTCGTGCCTGAGGTGGCGCCGCCGGAAGAACTCTTCCAACTGCCGCGCCGCAAGGTGGTGGGCCTGACGATCTCTCCGCAATTGCTCAACGGCATCCGGACGGAGCGTTTACGCGCCCTTGGCCTGGCCGGCAACGCCGATTACGCCAGCCACCAGCGTATCTTGCAGGAACTGGAGTATGCCGACAGCATCATGAAACGTGTCGGTTGTCCCATCATCGATGTGACCAACAAAGCGGTCGAGGAAACGGCCGCTCGAGTGTTGGAATATTATTACCGGGGGGAACGGAATGTCTAA
- a CDS encoding helix-turn-helix transcriptional regulator: MELSERQVKIVQIVKEKGPITGEQIADRLELTRATLRPDLAILTMSGILEARPRVGYYYNGRSGNTLVARAISKLRVKDIKSLPVVARETASVYDAVVTMFTEDVGTLSVVDADGCLSGVVSRKDLLKIAISGGDVHKMPIGMVMTRMPNIITVTPDDTVYLAAKRLIAHQIDALPVVRTFVQPNGQERLEVVGRLTKTNITRFFVELGNDEL; encoded by the coding sequence ATCGAACTCTCTGAACGCCAGGTCAAGATCGTGCAGATCGTTAAAGAGAAAGGGCCCATCACAGGGGAACAGATCGCCGATCGGTTGGAACTGACCCGTGCGACATTGCGGCCCGATCTCGCAATCCTTACCATGTCGGGAATCCTGGAGGCGCGTCCCCGGGTAGGCTATTATTACAACGGCCGATCGGGGAATACCCTCGTGGCTCGCGCCATCAGCAAGCTGCGCGTCAAGGACATCAAATCCCTGCCTGTCGTAGCGCGTGAAACGGCCAGTGTGTATGATGCCGTTGTCACCATGTTTACAGAGGATGTGGGAACCCTTTCCGTGGTGGATGCCGATGGCTGCCTTTCCGGCGTCGTCTCCCGCAAAGATCTCCTGAAGATCGCCATCAGCGGCGGCGATGTGCACAAGATGCCCATCGGGATGGTGATGACCCGCATGCCGAACATCATCACCGTCACGCCCGATGACACGGTCTACCTCGCCGCCAAACGGTTGATCGCCCACCAAATCGACGCCCTGCCTGTCGTTCGCACCTTTGTCCAGCCCAATGGACAGGAACGGCTGGAAGTGGTTGGACGATTGACGAAAACGAACATCACTCGCTTCTTCGTAGAACTTGGGAACGACGAATTGTAA
- the glyS gene encoding glycine--tRNA ligase subunit beta, whose amino-acid sequence MDTRDLLLEIGTEEIPAKFMPPALAQLRELAEKGLQEARLGFGAIETYGTPRRLTLYVTEVTPQQQDLRLEVKGPAVKAGFDKEGNPTKAAQGFARSQGVDVSALVTRDVAGVPYLYALRTESGRPAEEVLPQLLKSWIGSLSFPKPMRWAWGETRFARPIRWIVALYGAEIVPIEIEGVQAGRITYGHRFLSGGPLVLNEPSEYLERMEAAYVIADPQKRKDLIWKQITELAAAEGGLVAEDEGLLNEITYLVEYPTALCGQVNADYMHLPEDVLITPMKEHQRYFPVKKPSGGLLPKFITVRNGTAEHIAVVRAGNEKVLRARLADAAFFYAEDQKTPLSAQREKLKKIVFQESLGTVYERVEREQALTGFLADNLKVSSELRDRALRAAELAKADLVTHMVYEFPELQGIMGERYALLSGEAPQVAQAIREHYQPRFSGDDVPASTEGTLVALADKMDAIVGCFSIGIIPTGSQDPYALRRQAQGVCQIIMRGDLPLSLSAVIEKAYSLYAAAGRPTRSLEETQKDLGEFFRQRLRHLLGEEGVRYDTIDAVLAEGFDQPAEALKRAKALSTFRQADAFAALITAYTRAANLAKKGGHGAIRADLFEEATEGGLYRALQAAQAKVRQAGGDYGAVLEAVAALRPAVDAFFDAVMVMAEDVAIRENRLALLNGVIGLTRGVADLSKLVD is encoded by the coding sequence GTGGATACTCGCGATCTGTTGTTAGAAATCGGAACAGAAGAAATCCCGGCGAAATTCATGCCCCCCGCCCTGGCCCAACTGCGGGAACTGGCGGAAAAGGGTCTCCAGGAAGCCCGCCTGGGCTTCGGCGCCATCGAAACCTATGGCACCCCGCGGCGCCTCACCCTTTACGTAACAGAGGTGACGCCGCAACAGCAAGACCTGCGCCTTGAGGTAAAAGGTCCGGCCGTCAAAGCCGGTTTTGACAAAGAGGGCAACCCCACAAAGGCTGCCCAGGGTTTTGCCCGCTCCCAGGGCGTAGACGTTTCGGCGCTGGTGACACGCGATGTGGCCGGGGTGCCCTACCTGTATGCGCTCCGCACCGAAAGCGGCCGCCCTGCCGAGGAGGTGCTGCCCCAGCTGCTGAAAAGCTGGATCGGCAGCCTTTCCTTCCCGAAACCGATGCGTTGGGCCTGGGGCGAGACGCGCTTTGCCCGGCCCATCCGGTGGATCGTCGCCCTTTACGGCGCAGAGATCGTTCCTATCGAGATCGAAGGGGTTCAGGCCGGCCGGATCACCTATGGTCACCGTTTTCTCAGCGGCGGGCCCTTGGTGCTCAACGAACCGTCCGAATACCTGGAGCGCATGGAAGCTGCCTATGTCATCGCCGATCCGCAAAAGCGCAAGGACTTGATCTGGAAGCAGATCACCGAGCTTGCCGCGGCGGAGGGCGGCCTGGTCGCTGAGGATGAGGGCTTGCTCAACGAGATCACTTATCTCGTCGAGTATCCGACGGCACTTTGCGGTCAAGTGAACGCCGATTACATGCACCTCCCTGAAGACGTGCTGATCACGCCGATGAAGGAGCACCAACGCTACTTCCCCGTGAAAAAACCCTCCGGCGGATTGCTTCCCAAATTCATCACTGTCCGCAACGGCACTGCGGAACACATCGCCGTCGTCCGAGCCGGCAACGAGAAGGTGTTGCGGGCGCGCCTCGCCGACGCCGCTTTCTTTTATGCCGAAGACCAGAAGACCCCCTTGTCCGCGCAGCGAGAGAAGCTGAAGAAGATCGTCTTCCAGGAAAGCCTGGGCACCGTCTATGAGCGGGTGGAACGAGAACAGGCGCTCACCGGTTTTCTGGCCGACAACCTGAAGGTCTCCTCAGAATTGCGGGATCGCGCTTTGCGGGCTGCCGAATTGGCCAAGGCCGACCTGGTCACCCACATGGTCTACGAGTTTCCAGAACTGCAAGGGATCATGGGAGAACGGTATGCCCTCTTATCGGGCGAGGCGCCCCAAGTGGCCCAGGCCATTCGAGAACACTACCAGCCCCGTTTCTCCGGCGACGATGTTCCCGCCAGCACGGAAGGAACGCTGGTCGCCCTGGCCGATAAAATGGACGCCATCGTCGGCTGTTTCTCCATCGGCATCATCCCGACAGGTTCTCAGGATCCCTACGCATTGCGCCGGCAGGCGCAAGGTGTCTGCCAGATCATCATGCGCGGCGACCTGCCCCTTTCCCTGTCGGCGGTGATCGAGAAGGCCTACAGCCTCTATGCCGCCGCCGGCCGGCCGACGCGGAGCCTGGAGGAGACGCAAAAGGATCTAGGGGAGTTCTTCCGCCAGCGCCTTCGCCACCTTCTCGGGGAGGAGGGCGTCCGCTACGACACCATCGATGCTGTGCTGGCTGAGGGCTTCGATCAACCGGCTGAGGCGCTGAAGCGGGCCAAAGCCCTGTCCACCTTCCGCCAGGCCGACGCCTTCGCAGCGCTGATCACGGCCTATACCCGGGCGGCCAACCTGGCCAAAAAAGGCGGCCATGGCGCGATTCGCGCCGATCTCTTCGAAGAAGCCACAGAAGGAGGCCTCTACAGGGCGTTGCAAGCGGCCCAGGCGAAGGTCCGGCAGGCCGGCGGCGATTACGGCGCTGTCCTCGAAGCGGTGGCCGCCTTGCGTCCGGCTGTCGACGCCTTCTTTGACGCGGTGATGGTCATGGCTGAAGATGTGGCGATCCGGGAAAACCGCCTTGCCCTCCTCAACGGTGTCATCGGACTGACCCGGGGTGTGGCCGACCTGAGCAAGCTTGTCGATTGA
- the glyQ gene encoding glycine--tRNA ligase subunit alpha, with protein sequence MNFQEIILALNQFWGEQGCIIQQPYDVEKGAGTMNPATFLRALGPEPWNVAYVEPSRRPTDGRYGENPNRLQHYYQYQVILKPSPDDVLEMYLDSLRRLGIDPLKHDIRFVEDNWESPTLGAWGLGWEVWLDGMEVTQFTYFQQCGGIDCRPVCAEITYGIERIAMFIQQKDSVYDIEWVDGVSYGDVHHQGEVDYSHYNFEVADTEALFTFFDMYEKEALRVIEKGLVQPAYDYVLKCSHTFNLLDARGAISVTERTGFIARVRHLARVCAQGYVKQRERLGYPLIKDPALRQRLGLDQAKAGE encoded by the coding sequence GTGAATTTTCAAGAGATCATTCTGGCGCTGAACCAGTTTTGGGGGGAACAGGGTTGCATTATTCAACAACCCTATGACGTGGAAAAAGGCGCCGGCACGATGAACCCGGCGACCTTCCTGCGCGCCCTCGGGCCGGAGCCCTGGAATGTGGCCTATGTGGAGCCTTCGCGCCGTCCCACCGATGGGCGTTATGGCGAAAACCCGAACCGTCTGCAGCACTACTACCAGTACCAGGTCATCCTGAAACCCTCGCCCGACGATGTCCTGGAGATGTACCTGGACAGCCTGCGCCGCCTGGGCATCGATCCGCTCAAACACGATATCCGTTTCGTCGAGGACAACTGGGAATCGCCCACCCTCGGCGCCTGGGGCCTCGGTTGGGAAGTCTGGCTCGATGGCATGGAGGTGACCCAGTTCACCTACTTCCAGCAGTGCGGCGGCATCGACTGCCGGCCTGTCTGCGCCGAAATCACCTATGGCATCGAACGGATCGCCATGTTTATTCAACAGAAAGACTCTGTCTACGACATCGAATGGGTCGATGGCGTCAGCTACGGCGACGTCCATCACCAGGGGGAAGTGGATTACTCCCACTACAACTTTGAAGTGGCCGATACGGAGGCGCTCTTTACCTTCTTCGATATGTATGAAAAAGAGGCGCTGCGGGTCATTGAAAAAGGGCTCGTGCAGCCCGCCTACGATTATGTGCTCAAGTGTTCTCACACCTTCAACCTCCTCGACGCCAGGGGAGCCATCTCAGTCACGGAACGGACCGGCTTTATCGCCCGTGTGCGCCACCTGGCCCGTGTCTGCGCCCAGGGCTATGTGAAACAGCGGGAGCGTCTCGGTTATCCCCTGATCAAGGATCCGGCGCTCCGCCAGCGGCTGGGTCTCGATCAGGCGAAAGCAGGAGAATAG